Within uncultured Methanoregula sp., the genomic segment TAACGACATCGGTTGAATCCAGCCGTTCGACGAGCGTGGTCATCATCTCGTGGCCGGTCCGGTCACCGGCATAGCAGGTCCGGGGGAACCGCTGGCCACCGAACGGGCGCTGGGCCACTTCATCAGCGTCCGTGAAATCAAAAACAGCTCCCCACTTCACGAGGTCGCCCATCCGGAGGGGTGCTTCCCTGACAAGGATATTTACAAGATCCGGGTCGTTGAGGAACGCTCCGCCTTTCATCGTATCCTCGAAATGAATCCCGCACGAATCCGCTTCCCGGAGGACCGCGTTGAATCCCCCTTCCGCCATCGTGGTGCAGCCCCCTTTGCCCACGATAGTCTTTGAGATGAGCACCGTGTCGCCATGCTGCGAGGCTTCGATAGCAGCCCGGACTCCCGCACCCCCGCTCCCGATCACCAGCACGTGGCAATCCACTACCTCATCTGCAAGCATCTTATTATTTTGTGGATCGTATAGTAACATAAATAAATGGCACAGCACGTGTGAGAGTGACAATGAGATTTTTAATGAAATTCGGCGGAACATCCGTTGCCGATGCCCAGTGTATCCGGCGCGTTGTGGATATTCTCGAACAACACCATAAAGCCGGCGACGAGGTAGCAGTTGTCGTATCCGCCCAGCGCGGTGTAACCGACCTGCTCATTGAGATTGCCGAAAAACTCCCGACTGCAAAAGACGACACTTCTATTGCCCCCCTGATCCAGGCACTCAGCAAGCGGCACATGACTACGCTCGAAGGAGCGGCACCCGGCCAGGTTGCAGCAGTCGGGGCAGATATCGAGGAGAGGCTCATCAGTCTCCAGAACATTCTCTTTGCCGTCTACAACCTGCGGGAACTCACTCCCCGCTCAAAGGATTATATCATCTCGTTCGGCGAACGCCTGCTCGCACCGATCGTTGCAGCTGCCCTCCGCGAGCGGGGCATTGCATCGAGCGTCATGGACGGGTGCGAAGCAGGAATCCTCACAACCCCCCAGCACGGAGAATCAACATCGCTTCCTGAGAGTGACGAAAGGATCCAGCGCCGTGTCGGCCCGCTCCTCTCTAAAGAGATCCCGGTCATCATGGGATTCATGGGATGCACGCGGGATGGGATCCTCACAACCCTTGGCCGGAGCGGCTCGGATTATTCCGCATCCATCATCGGTGCCGGTATCGATGCAGACGAGATCTGGATCTGGACCGATGTCGATGGTATCATGACCTGCGATCCCCGGGTGATCAACGATGCCCGGGTGATGCCTTCCCTCTCGTACCTGGAAGTAATGGAACTCTCGTACTTTGGCGCAAAAGTAATGCACCCCCGGTCCATTGAACCGGCAATGCGCAAGAATATCCTCGTGCGGGTCAAGAACACCTTCAACCCCGCTCATCCCGGCACCATCATTGTGCGGAACGGGCAGCGGGACAACCGCGTGGTAAAAGCCCTGACCTACATCGACAAAGTGGCTGCAATCAACATCAACGGGGCCCAGATGATCGGGAGACCCGGTGTGGCAAAAGCGATCTTCACCATCCTTGCCGACCACGAAGTGAACGTGATGATGATATCGCAGGGGTCGAGCGAGGCAAACATCTCGCTCATCGTGGATGAATCCCACCTTTCCGCCGCCGTGACCGCCCTCTCCGAACTCATGAAGCAGGGAGTTGTACGGGAAGTGTCCCACAACCACGATGTATGTGCAGTAGCGGTTGTAGGGGCCGGCATGGCTGGTGCACCGGGAACAGGCGGAAGGATCTTCACGTCGCTTGGTGCTGCGGAGATCAACGTCATGATGATCTCGCAGGGGTCGAGCGAAGCGAACATCTCGTTTGTTGTTCACCAGAACGACGGCCCCCGGGCAGTCCGCGTGCTCCACGATGAATTCCATTTATCGGAGAAGAGCGATGAGTAACAATTCCTATGCAGCAGCGGGGGTCGACATCGATCTCGAAGCAACCGCGATCAAATCCTTAATCAAAAACCTGACCTTCAAACGGAAAGGCTCCTGTAAAATGATGGGTTCGGTCGGGCATTTTGCCGGGCTTATCGATTTCGGCGAGATGGCGCTTGCCCTGACTACCGATGGCGTGGGCACGAAAATGCTCGTTGCCGACCAGATGGAAGACTGGAGCACGGTCGGTATCGACTGTATAGCGATGAACGTCAATGATCTCTATGTCATGAACATGGAGCCGGTGGCATTCGTGGACTACATTGCTACCGACAAACTCTCTGTCGAGAAGATGGCGCAGATAGGGATCGGGCTCAACGAGGGCGCAAAACTCTCGAATATCAATATCGTTGGCGGGGAGACTGCGTCCCTCAAAGGCCTCGTGAACGGCCTCGATCTTGCCGGCACCTGCCTTGGGATACAGAAAAAGGACAGGATCATCACCGGTGAAAAGATCAAACCCGGCGACAAGATCATCGGGGTTCCGTCAACCGGCGTCCACAGCAACGGCCTCTCCCTCGCCCGCCGGGTGGTAGAGAAATACGCAGGCTATGACAAGAAATTCAAGGGCAGGAAGACCTTCGGGCAGGAACTCCTCACCCCCACCCGGATTTACCATGAGAGTCTCACGGTTGCCGCGTCCTGCACCGTGCACGGGATGTGCCATGTCACGGGAGGAGGGCTCCTGAACTTCAGGCGGCTCAGCGAGTACGGGTTCCTCTTCAATACGCCGCTCACTCCTCCCGAGATATTTTCCTGGATCCAGAAGACCGGCGATATTGCCCCTGAGGAAATGTACCGCACCTTCAACATGGGTATGGGTTATGCGTACGTTGTTCCCAAAAAGAGCGTCCCCTGTATCCAGAAAATGGTTACGGGAGCCCAGGTTGTAGGGGAAGTTGTCAAGGAACCGGGCGCATGGCTCGGCAAGCTTGAGATAACCTGATACGCTTTTCCGGAAGAATTTTCTTTTTTGTAAATGGGTTCCGGTCTGGATTCTTCATGCACCAGGTGCATGCAGTCCAATGTCACAGCAGGTCCGGGGTTGCCCGGAATAAAAAAAAAGGGTCAGGAATTCAGAGGGTGATTTCCCGGAACTGCTTGCCGAAAACACCGCAGATCGGGCATTTGTCCGGGGCCTTGACCATCTCGATATTTCCGCAGACCGGACAGAGGAAGACCTTCTCACGCGGAAGATCCGAACCGGACTTCACTGCGTCAAGCGCTTTCTTGTAAAGGGCTGCATGCACCTGCTCGGCTTTCATTGCAAACGTGAATGCAAGGAGGGCATCGCTCTTCTTCTCGCTCTCCGCTTCCTTGATGAACCCGGGATACATGGTGGTGAACTCGTGGGTCTCGCCGGCGATACTTGCCTCAAGATTCTTTGCTGTCGGCTCGATCGCGGCGAGGACTTTGAGCAGCTTCTTTGCATGGATTGCTTCAGCTTCGGATGCCGCTTTGTAGAGGGTTGCAATATTCTTGAACCCTTCCTCGGTAGCTTTTTCGGAAAACGCCTGGTATTTCCGGTTTGCCTGCGATTCGCCTGCAAACGCTTCCTTTGCATTCTCGGTTGTTGCCATAAGGGAGAGTATGGAGGGTTTCTGACTTAAATATTCTTCATGCGGCAGGCCCCGGTCCAATCCGAAACCCACAGAATTTGGTTGGAATAATATACAATGCGGGATATATACTGGTGAATAAAACCGGGTTTATCGGAATTCGGTGGACGAAACGGTCCTCCATGGTGTCCGGGCAACCCTTTTTGGGATCATCATGAAAAAAATGCGGGATCTGCCTCCCATGGATCGGCCCCGGGAAGTCATTGCACGAAAGGGAGCCTCGGCCCTGTCAGATACCGAACTCATCGAGGCGATTATCGGAAGAGGAACGAAAACCAGGGATGTCAGGGTCCTCTCAAAAGAGATCTGCAGTCTCCTCCAGGCACAAAAACCCAACATCCGGTACGATGATCTCAAGGCGATTGACGGAGTCGGCCCGACCAAGGCGTCCCAGATCATGGCTTGTTTTGAATTGGGCCGGCGTTATCACGCACCGTCAGGACCGGATATCCGGGTTACAAAACCTGAAGATGTCATTCCATTCGTGGCGCATCTCAGGGACAAGAGGCAGGAACATTTTGTCTGCATCACCCTCAACGGGGCCGGTGAAGTGCTCGGCAACCGGGTCATCACGGTAGGCCTCCTCAATCACAGTCTTGTCCACCCCCGGGAGGTTTTCGCCGATGCTATCGTGGACAGGGCGGCCTCTGTTATCTGCGTGCACAACCATCCATCAGGTTCTCTTGAACCCAGTCCCCAGGACATTGCCATCACTACCCAGCTCAAAGAAGCCGGCCAGCTTGTAGGAATCCAGCTTATCGATCATATCATTGTGACGAGAAACGGACACATGAGCCTCCGGGAACGGGGGCTCATTTCCTGAAATAAAGGAAAATTCTCCCGGTTTTTTCCACGACAATTAAAAAAGGCACTTTCGCATCGGTTTCGATAAAAGATTCAAAGATATCTGAAGGACCGGATACGATCAGGGAGTGCTCTCCGGAGTGAGTGCCCTGCCGAGTAAAAGCCCCTTACGGTATGCTGCATCAAGGAGAGCAGGCTGCGTGGTGATATCCAGTATCCGGTCCATATCGTTGATGAGGAGCTCATCGCTGTACTGGCAGTCAATGATATCAAAAAATGTCCTGGCGGTGAGCTTGGCGCCGACAAAAACTTCCGGCACGGACATACCGGCAATGCAGATAAAGAGTCCTCTTCTCCTCCCGATCTGATCTTTATCAACCAGGGAAGATCTGCGGAGATATTTTGCCATATAAAAAACCTGAAACCGGTCCATAAACGACTTGAGTTTCCCGGGAATGCCCATGGTCATCACCGGGGTTGCGACAATTATGCTGTCTGCAGTCCTGATCTTCTGGTACATCTGCTGCATGTCGTCATCCATAATGCAGGTCTCATGATCTTTGCAGAAGAACATCTCCTTACAGGCTTCAAAATCAAGATTCGCCACAACGATCTCTTCGACCGTGCAACCGGCATCCTCAGCGCCCTTGAGAGCCCGGCGCAGCAGGAGCGCCGTGTTCCCTTCTGTCAGGGGACTGCCAAGGATACCGAGGATTTGTGCCATAATACACCTTCAGATAAATACCCGATATAGTTTTGCAAATGCTGCATGTATACTCCCCTGATTCATCAATTCCCCGACTGGTACAAACAAAACCCATATATACCTTTCATGTGAATGTGAAGTTTGGTGATTCATTTGACCGAACAGAAAACCTACAGTGCAGGCGCGAAAGTCGGCCCGGGCAAATATGTTTGTATCGATTGCGGAAAGGAGCTCACACTTGACAAGAGCGAGCAGGATCTCCGGAAATGCCCTGCCTGCTCCTGCGAGGAGTACCAGTGCTTCCCGATGACCCACATCCGCCCGGACATCAAGACCCCGGAAGATGCAAAACACCCGCCAAAACGCGGCAAGAGCTTCCAGTAACTACTCATTTTTTCCAGCAACGAATCGTCGGTGTGAATGCTGGTGCCCAAAACGGCACGAGAGAATGTGTGATAATCCGGCCTTCTGGTCAGTGATTGCTCCAGGATCCGGTGACGCAGGACATCATGGTGAATGTATCAAAGGAAGGGCAGGTCTTCAAGTGTGAGATCTGCGGAAACATTGTGGTTGTCAAGGAAGCAGGCGGCGGCGAGCTGATCTGCTGTGGCGAACCTATGGTATTGGAGGAATGAAACATGGTTGTAAAAAAAGCGGCAGTAAAAAAGGCACCGGTAAAGAAGCCGGCAGTAAAGGCAAATGCAGGTAAGGATCTCAAGAGCCTTGAGAAAAAGATCGGTAAAGTGCCGAAATTTTTCCGTGAGCTGACAACGAAAGAACCTGAAATGTTCAACCTTGTCATGCGCTTTGAACAGCACATATGGGACGATGGCAAGCTAACGAAAAAGACCAAGAAGCTCATTGCTATTGCCATAGCGGCGGCGATGAGGGATCAGCACGCAGTCCGGGCCCAACTGGCCGGGGCGGCAAACCTCGGGGTGACCAAAGCAGAAGTAGAAGAGGCACTCAGGGTAACATTCCTGCTCTCAGGAATGCCGGCATATGTGTATGGAAAGGCCCAGCTCGATGAAGTGATGAAGTAGGCCGGGAAAACTTGTATGGAAGAAGGAGCCAGTATCAGTTTTCCGGTGCTTGGGGAACCTGCACCGGATTTTGAGGCGGAGACCACCCACGGGCCTCTGAAGCTCGCGGATCTCAAGGGGAAGTGGGTTGTTCTCTTCTCTCATCCTGCCGACTTCACCCCGGTCTGCACGACCGAATTCCTGGCATTTGCCGGGATCTATGATGAATTGAAGGCCCTGAACGTGCAGCTGGTCGGTCTCTCGGTGGACAGCGTCTCGGCGCACCTGGCATGGGTGCATGCGATCAAGGAGAAGATGGGAGTTTCAATCCCCTTCCCCATCATCGCTGACCTGAACATGAAGGTGGCAAAGAAGTACGGCATGATCCAGCCGGGCCAGAGCTCGACTGCTGCGGTCCGCTGTGTCTTCTTTATCGATGACAAGGGAATCATGCGGGCCATGATCTATTATCCCCTGCAGAACGGGCGGTTCATGCCGGAGATCCTCCGGCTGGTAAAAGCGCTCCAGACCACGGACAAACATAAGGTATCGACACCGGCCAACTGGCAGCCGGGCGACAAGGTTGTTGTCCCACCGCCAAAAACCGCTGCCGAGATGGAGAAACGACCCACCGAGGGATACGAGTGCAAGGACTGGTACCTCTGTTTCAAGAAGATCTGATCACCTTGGGAGCCTGATTCCCGGGTTATCTTTTTTCGTGGTTCGGGTATTATTCCCCGGAATTTCACTGATCCCTATCCAATCTTTTTTCATTCCGGATAACATAGGAAATGGTAATGACGATAAAAGTCCTCGCCTTTGCCGGGAGTCCCCGCCGGCACGGCAACTCGGAAACCCTGCTGGACTGGGTACTTGCGGCTATGGGCCAGGACCCGGACGTATCCATAGAGAAAGTCCCTTTGACCGAGGCGGACATCAACCCCTGCCGTGGGTGCAATGCCTGCGAGAAACTCAACAAATGCATCCAGCGCGATGGCCTCGACATATACCATGACAAGATCATCGAAGCGGACTGCATCATCCTTTCCTCCCCCATCTTCTGCATGGGGCTGTGCTCGCAGGTGAAGGCACTCGTTGACCGGGCACAGGTTTTCAGGTCGAGAAAGTACGTGCTCAAGCTTCCCATCGTCCCACCCGAGCGGAAAGGAAAACGCCTTGGGGTATTCCTTGCAACCGCAGGACAGACCTGGCCACATGTCTTCGATGCGGCAGTTCCGTCGGTCAAGTGCTTCTATCATGTTATCGATATCATGGATGCAGACATCAGTTACCTGATGGTGAACGGGGTTGACGAATCAGGAGCGATCCTTCATCACCCAGCCGCAAAAACCGATGCGGAAACCCTGGGAAAGAACGTCATCGCTGAACTGAAGAAACGGCTTCGGGCAGGTACGCCATGACCGTCAAAGTTCTTGGGATATCGGGGAGCCCGCACCGGCACGGTAATACAGAGACCCTTCTCGATAGTTTCCTTGAAGGAGCAAAGGCCGGGGGAGCAGAGATCGAGAAAGTTGTACTCAAGGATCTCAATTACTCCCCCTGCCGCGGGTGCAACGCCTGCCATAAAACCGGCGAATGCATTGTCAAAGATGACGCAATCACTCTTTTCAATAAAATACTGGAAGCAGACTGCATTGCTGTAGCCTCACCGATCTATACCATGGGGATCACTGCGGAGCTCAAAGGGCTGATCGACCGGGGACAATATCTCTGGGCCCGGAAATTTATCTTGAAGACACTGTATTTCTCCGATGACCATATCCGGCGCCATAAAGGACTCTTCATTTCAACGGCCGGGCAGAACTGGGACCACGTCTTTGACGGGGCATTTCCTGCAATAACTGCTATCTTCAACGGTACCGGGTTCGAGTACTATGACAACATCATTGCAAACAACATGGACGAGTACAAAGGAATCAAAAACCACCCGACAGCGCTCGCTGAGGCATTCGGGAAAGGAAAGAAGGTTGTTGAAGTTCTCGCGGCAATGAAGCCGCCCGTGCCTTAAACAGGAAACGAAGCAGTTTTTACAATATCTCCACATTCATTTCAGGTTAAAAACGAATTTAAAAAAAGGATTAAATGAGATTTGCCAGAGTTGACGGATAAAACGAAAGCACCAGTGCCCCGAACGCAGCAAGGATCAGGACGATAAATACCGGCTTGTTCCAGGACCAGACCTTCTTCCCGTCAAGGACACTGACCGGGAGCATATTGAAAGCCGCGATCATGGCATTCACCTGCAGCCCGATCATACCGATCATAGTGATGATGTTGCTGCCCATGGACGAACCCTGCCCGCCCAGCAGGAGAAGCGCTGCAAACGGGATGCAGAGTACGAGGTTCACGAGCGGGCCGGACGCAGAGATCTTACCGTTTTCTTCCCGGCTGAGACCCCGCCCGTCCGCGGAATTGCTGTAGATCACCGTCGCACCGGGTGCTGCAAATACCACGCCAACAAGCGCGGCGAGGGCAACGGCCACCACCAGCATAATATTGTCCTTGCGGAATTCCGCCCAGTACCCGTACCTGATCGCCACGAACTTGTGAGCCATCTCGTGCAGGATGAATCCGATCCCGACGGTCAGGAGCGAGATCCCAAGAAATGTCAGGGCAACAATCGGGCTTACCCGGCCGATATCCCGGAGAAAAATAATTGCAAAAGCAAAGGATATCGCGATCCAGGCAATAAACAGGTCAGCCTCTTCGCGCCGTGTTATCCGTTCAAACATATAACCACCAGATCAGATAGGGTGTTTCTCGGTTATTTGCTTTGGTGTTTTGCCAATGGCGATGGGTACGTTTATTAAAAATCTCGGATATGTACTTGATATGACCCTTGAGAAGGTCCGGGAGGATATTTCCCGGATCGATACAGAGATCATCCGCCTCATAGCTGAACGGCAGGCTCTTGCCGAACAGGTAGCTTCTATCAAGAAACAGACGGGAACGCCAATCCATGACGCTGAACGAACTGCCGAAGTACTCCGGTCGGTATCAGAACAGGCTGCCGGGTATCATGTTGATCCTGTCCCGGTCAGGACCATTTTCGAGACCCTGATTGCCATGAGCGAGGATCGCCAGCGTATGCTCCACGGCAAGGGAAAAACACGCTGACTTTTTTTAAAAAACAGGTTATCCCAGCCACCCGGAAACAATTATCAGGCCGATTGCTATCATCGCAAGTCCCACGATAAGGCGGAGAACACGCCGGTTCCCTGTCCTCCAGCTGTCCGCCCGACCAGGGGAAAGGCCATATGCCACGAGGAGGACAACGAGAGCGAGAGGCAGGACAAATATCACATTATAAAGGACAAGATAGGGAAGACCGTCGAGAAGCGAGAAATTGCGGCTCATGAGCCCGAGGATCCCGATATAGATCCCCCCGGTGCAGGAGAACCCGAACAGTCCTGCAAGCACACCCAGGACAAATGCGGCAGGTACGGACATTTTTTCCAGATAACGCCCGATTATACCTTTTTTCGAATCAGGAACCGAGAGCAGGAAGGTTTCCCGGTTTCTCACCACATCGAGGATTGTGATCAGGCCGAGCACCATCGCAATGGCAGCACCGATGAGCGAGAATGCCCGGGAAAAGCCCGATACAGAAATTACCGAGAAGAGCCCGATTCCCACGAAGAGATGGAAGAGGAACACCGCCGCCACGTACGTTCCGCCAACCAGCAGAATCCGCTGTTTGTTCCCTGCCGCTATGAGGGAGACTAAGAGAAAGATCAGGATGGCAAAAGCACAGGGATTTATACTGTCTATCAAAGCTGAAAGGATTACAACCGGTATGGTCAGTGTCAGTGCACCCGGGGGACAGTCCGCCACGGGAGTCTGGGGCTGGATGGGGATCGTGCCATTGCATGAGGCCAGCCGTTCCGTCTCAGCAAGGATACTCTCTTCCAGATGGTCCCTGATATCGGCTTCCCCAAGCAGGGCACGATTTCCGATGATGATGAGGGGAATACCGGCATTCCCGAGGTTGTACTGACTTGCCGCAGCGGAAAAGTTCTGCTGGTTCTCAGCATTATGGTACACTTCCAGCATCTCAATCTGGAGTTCCGGGTACTTTGAGCGAAGGGCCGCAAGAACCGGCTTTACATTCTCACAATGGCTGCAGCCGTCACCGTAAAAATAGCGTGCGAGAATGGTTGCGTTGGGAGCCGGACTCCCGGCACTGGATGAAAGGGATTTGAGGTTATCAGATTTGATCAGCGCTTTTTTTTTAACTGGTCAAGAATAGCCTGTTCCAGTTTGGCAGGGATATCCTTCTCCCCGATGAGCGCGACGTTTCCAACGATTACCTCAGGAACCCCGGAGTTGCTGACTTTCAGCTCCCGGTTGAGCGTGACGGAGAGAGCCTGGTTGGTCTGGTTATGCCATGTCTCCAGGAAGAGAATATTTACATCCGGATATTTCTGCTGGAGTGACTGCATGAAGGGCATGATATTATGGCAGTGCGGACATTCTTCCCCGTAAAAGAAATAAACGGTTACGTTGCCGCCCGGACCAATAGCTGAATTGCTGTCCTGCGGGGTCTGGACCGGACCGGTGCCGGGGAAGGCAAATACCAGTGCAGCGCAAAAAATAATGACCGCAAACAATCCCACTGCGATTTTAATTATTTTATCCATAGACTACAATCCCAGTAATTATTGTACCGGCTCCTGATTAATAAAATACCTTGATTCTCACAAAAAATTATTTGAGGGAGATCATGGTGCCCACACCGTCATGAGTGAACAATTCCAGGATAAGATTGTGTTCAGTATTGCCGTTGATTACATGTGAGTACACAACACCGTTCTGTACTGCTTTGATGACGGAGTTTACTTTCGGGATCATACCCTCACCAATCGCTCCGGATTTCTGCAGCTCTGTGGCTTCCGCAACCGTAAGCCTCCGGAAGACTTTGGTTCTCCCCTTGTCCATGACGCCGTCAACATCCGTCATATTGACCAGTTTGTATGCTTTGAGCGCGATGGCAATATCACCGGCTGCAGTATCAGCATTGATATTGAGACTGCCTCCGAATTTGTCGATGGCGATGGGGGAGACTACCGGAATATAATCCTTGTCGAGCAGGGTATTGAGGATGGTGGGATCGATCCATTCGATCTCACCTACATGCCCGAGATCGACCTCCTTCTGGATACCGCCAATCTCGATTTTCTGGAGGTCCATCTTCTTTGCAAGGATAAGGTTCCCGTCGCTCCCGGAGAGTCCTACGCCCCGGGCACCGCATTTGGCAATGAGGGAGACTATGCCTTTGTTGATCTTGCCAACGAGGACCATCTGGGCTATCTCGAGGGTTTCCTGATCGGTCACCCGCAGCCCTCCCACAAAGACCGATTCCTTGCCCATCTGTTTCATCTTTTCGCTGATCTCGGGACCTCCGCCATGGACCAGGACGACCCGGATCCCGACATAATGTAAAAGGACCGCGTCGCGGATGGCATTTTCCAGCACAACCGGATCCACCATAGCGTGGCCGCCGAGCTTGATTACAATGGTTTTCCCGTGGAACTGCTGGATGTACGGGAGGGCCTCCATGAGGACGTCTTCGCGTTTCATCATGTGGTGTACCTGCCATTGATCTCAACGTAACGCTCGGTCAGGTCGCAGCCCCACGCAGTTGCTTCTTCCTTGCCCGCAGCAAGATCGAGAATAAAGATCACGTTCTTGCTTTTCATAGCCTGCTTGGCTTTTTTCAGGTCCGCGATAATCTCACCGGATTTCACCAGGGGGTAACGGTTCTTCCCGTCGCTTATCCAGAGCGAGACGGCATTGGGGTCAAACCTGACCCTGGCCCGCCCGGCTGCCGCCACCACGCGGCCCCAGTTGGGGTCCTCCCCGTAAACGGCGGTCTTTACCAATGGCGATTCGATGACTGTCCGGGCAACTTTTGCAGCATCTTCTTCCTTAGCTGCTCCCGTGACCCGGACTTCGAGAAGTTTTGTCGCTCCCTCACCATCTGCGGCGATCTGCTTTGCAAGCGAGCGGCAGCATTCCTCAAGAGCAGCGGAAAATTCCGATTCATTCACTTTCCCGGATTCCCCGGTTGCTGTAACGAGTGCGATATCGTTTGTACTCGTATCCCCGTCAACCACGACCCGGTTGAAGGAGCGTTTCGTTGCCAGTTTCAGGGCTTCCTTGAGAGGTTTGACCCCGATCTCGGCATCAGTGTAAATAAACGCGAGCATGGTCCCCATATTTGGGGCGATCATCCCGCTTCCCTTGGTAATCCCTGCTACCGTAAACGTTTCTTTTTCAACCAGCGCGTGTTTAGGGTATGTATCAGTAGTCATGATCGCATTGGCAGCAAGGGTCTCGGCTTCCCCACTCGAAACGAGTTTTGGCCCGATCAGGGCACACTGCCGGCGCACCAGCGGAAGATCCAGGTACCTGCCGATAACACCGGTACTTGCGACACCTACATGATCCGCTTCAACTCCCAGAGCTGAACTGGCGTACTCGGTCATCACAACAGCATCTTCATATCCTTTCTGTCCGGTATAGGCATTTGCACACCCGCTGTTCACGATGACTGCATCCATGGTCCCCTTTTTAATCTGGGTACGCATGAGCTGGATGGGGGCTGCCTTGACCAGGTTTTCCGTAAACACTCCGGCTGCGGTCCCGCTTGCGCGGATAAGGGCCAGACCGAATTTTCCTTCTTTCATCCCGCTG encodes:
- a CDS encoding aspartate kinase, translating into MKFGGTSVADAQCIRRVVDILEQHHKAGDEVAVVVSAQRGVTDLLIEIAEKLPTAKDDTSIAPLIQALSKRHMTTLEGAAPGQVAAVGADIEERLISLQNILFAVYNLRELTPRSKDYIISFGERLLAPIVAAALRERGIASSVMDGCEAGILTTPQHGESTSLPESDERIQRRVGPLLSKEIPVIMGFMGCTRDGILTTLGRSGSDYSASIIGAGIDADEIWIWTDVDGIMTCDPRVINDARVMPSLSYLEVMELSYFGAKVMHPRSIEPAMRKNILVRVKNTFNPAHPGTIIVRNGQRDNRVVKALTYIDKVAAININGAQMIGRPGVAKAIFTILADHEVNVMMISQGSSEANISLIVDESHLSAAVTALSELMKQGVVREVSHNHDVCAVAVVGAGMAGAPGTGGRIFTSLGAAEINVMMISQGSSEANISFVVHQNDGPRAVRVLHDEFHLSEKSDE
- the purM gene encoding phosphoribosylformylglycinamidine cyclo-ligase, encoding MSNNSYAAAGVDIDLEATAIKSLIKNLTFKRKGSCKMMGSVGHFAGLIDFGEMALALTTDGVGTKMLVADQMEDWSTVGIDCIAMNVNDLYVMNMEPVAFVDYIATDKLSVEKMAQIGIGLNEGAKLSNINIVGGETASLKGLVNGLDLAGTCLGIQKKDRIITGEKIKPGDKIIGVPSTGVHSNGLSLARRVVEKYAGYDKKFKGRKTFGQELLTPTRIYHESLTVAASCTVHGMCHVTGGGLLNFRRLSEYGFLFNTPLTPPEIFSWIQKTGDIAPEEMYRTFNMGMGYAYVVPKKSVPCIQKMVTGAQVVGEVVKEPGAWLGKLEIT
- a CDS encoding rubrerythrin family protein; this encodes MATTENAKEAFAGESQANRKYQAFSEKATEEGFKNIATLYKAASEAEAIHAKKLLKVLAAIEPTAKNLEASIAGETHEFTTMYPGFIKEAESEKKSDALLAFTFAMKAEQVHAALYKKALDAVKSGSDLPREKVFLCPVCGNIEMVKAPDKCPICGVFGKQFREITL
- the radC gene encoding DNA repair protein RadC, producing the protein MKKMRDLPPMDRPREVIARKGASALSDTELIEAIIGRGTKTRDVRVLSKEICSLLQAQKPNIRYDDLKAIDGVGPTKASQIMACFELGRRYHAPSGPDIRVTKPEDVIPFVAHLRDKRQEHFVCITLNGAGEVLGNRVITVGLLNHSLVHPREVFADAIVDRAASVICVHNHPSGSLEPSPQDIAITTQLKEAGQLVGIQLIDHIIVTRNGHMSLRERGLIS
- a CDS encoding flavodoxin family protein codes for the protein MAQILGILGSPLTEGNTALLLRRALKGAEDAGCTVEEIVVANLDFEACKEMFFCKDHETCIMDDDMQQMYQKIRTADSIIVATPVMTMGIPGKLKSFMDRFQVFYMAKYLRRSSLVDKDQIGRRRGLFICIAGMSVPEVFVGAKLTARTFFDIIDCQYSDELLINDMDRILDITTQPALLDAAYRKGLLLGRALTPESTP
- a CDS encoding desulfoferrodoxin FeS4 iron-binding domain-containing protein, whose translation is MVNVSKEGQVFKCEICGNIVVVKEAGGGELICCGEPMVLEE
- a CDS encoding carboxymuconolactone decarboxylase family protein, translated to MVVKKAAVKKAPVKKPAVKANAGKDLKSLEKKIGKVPKFFRELTTKEPEMFNLVMRFEQHIWDDGKLTKKTKKLIAIAIAAAMRDQHAVRAQLAGAANLGVTKAEVEEALRVTFLLSGMPAYVYGKAQLDEVMK
- a CDS encoding peroxiredoxin, which codes for MEEGASISFPVLGEPAPDFEAETTHGPLKLADLKGKWVVLFSHPADFTPVCTTEFLAFAGIYDELKALNVQLVGLSVDSVSAHLAWVHAIKEKMGVSIPFPIIADLNMKVAKKYGMIQPGQSSTAAVRCVFFIDDKGIMRAMIYYPLQNGRFMPEILRLVKALQTTDKHKVSTPANWQPGDKVVVPPPKTAAEMEKRPTEGYECKDWYLCFKKI
- a CDS encoding flavodoxin family protein; protein product: MTIKVLAFAGSPRRHGNSETLLDWVLAAMGQDPDVSIEKVPLTEADINPCRGCNACEKLNKCIQRDGLDIYHDKIIEADCIILSSPIFCMGLCSQVKALVDRAQVFRSRKYVLKLPIVPPERKGKRLGVFLATAGQTWPHVFDAAVPSVKCFYHVIDIMDADISYLMVNGVDESGAILHHPAAKTDAETLGKNVIAELKKRLRAGTP
- a CDS encoding flavodoxin family protein; protein product: MTVKVLGISGSPHRHGNTETLLDSFLEGAKAGGAEIEKVVLKDLNYSPCRGCNACHKTGECIVKDDAITLFNKILEADCIAVASPIYTMGITAELKGLIDRGQYLWARKFILKTLYFSDDHIRRHKGLFISTAGQNWDHVFDGAFPAITAIFNGTGFEYYDNIIANNMDEYKGIKNHPTALAEAFGKGKKVVEVLAAMKPPVP
- a CDS encoding peptidase M50, whose amino-acid sequence is MFERITRREEADLFIAWIAISFAFAIIFLRDIGRVSPIVALTFLGISLLTVGIGFILHEMAHKFVAIRYGYWAEFRKDNIMLVVAVALAALVGVVFAAPGATVIYSNSADGRGLSREENGKISASGPLVNLVLCIPFAALLLLGGQGSSMGSNIITMIGMIGLQVNAMIAAFNMLPVSVLDGKKVWSWNKPVFIVLILAAFGALVLSFYPSTLANLI
- a CDS encoding chorismate mutase, with the protein product MTLEKVREDISRIDTEIIRLIAERQALAEQVASIKKQTGTPIHDAERTAEVLRSVSEQAAGYHVDPVPVRTIFETLIAMSEDRQRMLHGKGKTR